A genome region from Anastrepha ludens isolate Willacy chromosome 3, idAnaLude1.1, whole genome shotgun sequence includes the following:
- the LOC128856711 gene encoding serine-aspartate repeat-containing protein I-like translates to MLKKFLCLFALISVIGFISELPSADCATTTQITVAATEPSAAAADADSLDADGDSPGADEDSLSPDGVTSCTEADSSTEADGVTSSTEADADSLSADRDSLNVDAYSLNSDGDSLDADGDSLNADGDSLNADADSLNSDRDSLNVDAYSLNSDGNSLDTDGDSLSADRDSLNVDGDSLNADGDSLNADGDSLDADGDSLNADGDSLNADADSLNVDVDSLDDDDDYLLACDGNGKKSDVGAGLVPLLKVHIWRY, encoded by the exons atgttgaagaaatttctTTGCTTGTTTGCGCTGATTAGTG TAATTGGATTCATCAGCGAGTTGCCAAGCGCCGATTGCGCCACTACCACTCAAATAACAGTTGCTGCAACAGAACCTTCGGCAGCTGCTGCAGATGCAGATTCCTTAGACGCTGATGGAGATTCTCCAGGTGCTGATGAGGATTCATTAAGCCCTGATGGAGTAACGTCATGTACTGAAGCAGATTCGAGTACAGAAGCAGATGGAGTAACGTCAAGTACTGAAGCTGATGCAGATTCATTAAGCGCTGATAGAGATTCGTTAAACGTTGATGCATATTCATTAAATTCTGATGGAGATTCATTAGACGCTGATGGAGATTCATTAAACGCTGACGGAGATTCACTAAACGCTGATGCAGATTCATTAAACTCTGATAGAGATTCGTTAAACGTTGATGCATATTCATTAAACTCTGATGGAAATTCATTAGACACTGATGGAGATTCATTAAGCGCTGATAGAGATTCGTTAAACGTTGATGGAGATTCATTAAACGCTGACGGAGATTCACTAAACGCTGATGGAGATTCATTAGACGCTGATGGAGATTCATTAAACGCTGACGGAGATTCACTAAACGCTGATGCAGATTCATTAAACGTTGATGTAGATTCAttagatgatgatgatgattatttATTAGCCTGTGatggaaatggaaaaaaatccgACGTAGGCGCAGGGCTGGTGCCATTATTAAAAGTACATATATggagatattaa